One part of the Hydra vulgaris chromosome 01, alternate assembly HydraT2T_AEP genome encodes these proteins:
- the LOC136074555 gene encoding uncharacterized protein LOC136074555 yields MGQSKTEKNFFQTCCVILRTERDTSAQNEISKGFCDWKKLNPRIPEHENSNQHQRCYSDWKTLEKNLKERKTLDFDLQRVISGKIKKWRDILKVIFDAILFCAKNNLALRGTTEDIGQQNSGIFLSLIELISHYYPLVAEHIASVKAKKTTTSYFSPRIQNELIELLGQKVRNEILSNIKEAKYYSVLFDCTPDASHNDYILYMPELFMPKFLNNIGPSP; encoded by the exons ATGGGCCAGAGCAAGacagaaaagaattttttccaAACATGCTGTGTGATTTTGAGAACAGAACGCGACACTTCAGCtcaaaatg AAATTTCCAAAGGGTTTTGTGACTGGAAAAAACTAAACCCAAGAATTCCTGAGCATGAAAACAGCAATCAACACCAAAGATGCTATTCTGATTGGAAAACTCTTGAAAAAAACCTCAAGGAAAGAAAGACCCTGGATTTTGATTTGCAGAGAGTTATCAGTGGAAAGATAAAAAAGTGGAGAGACATCTTGAAAGTgatttttgatgcaattttGTTCTGTGCCAAGAACAATCTTGCCCTTCGGGGAACAACAGAAGACATTGGTCAACAAAACAGTGGCATTTTTCTGAGCTTAATTGAGTTGATTAGCCATTATTATCCTTTAGTAGCTGAACACATTGCGTccgttaaagcaaaaaaaaccaCAACATCCTACTTTTCTCCTCGAATTCAAAATGAGCTGATTGAGTTACTTGGGCAGAAAGTCAGGAACGAAATTTTGTCAAACATCAAAGAAGCTAAATACTACTCTGTTCTGTTTGACTGCACTCCAGATGCCTCCCACAatgactatattttatatatgccAGAATTAtttatgccaaagtttttaaataatattgggcCTAGCCCGTAA